A genomic segment from Cryptococcus tetragattii IND107 chromosome 9, whole genome shotgun sequence encodes:
- a CDS encoding 60S ribosomal protein uL3, translated as MSHRKYEEPRHGSLAFLPRKRAARHRGRCKAFPKDDPKKPVHLTAVMGYKAGMTHIVRDLDRPGSKMHKREVVEAVTVIETPPMIVVGAVGYVETPRGLRSLTTVWAEHLSDEVKRRFYKNWYRSKKKAFTRYAKKHSENSGASVARELERIKKYCTVVRVLAHTQISKTGLQQKKAHLMEIQVNGGSVADKVDFARSHFEKTVEVGSVFEQDECIDIIGVTKGHGYEGVTARWGTTRLPRKTHRGLRKVACIGAWHPSNVMFSVARAGQRGYHSRTSMNHKIYRIANGASGSSGSTEFDLTKKDITPMGGFVRYGVVKNDFVMIKGSCVGPVKRIVTLRKALRTHTSRAHTEKVSLKFIDTSSNFGHGRFQDAAEKNAFLGQLKIKSDA; from the exons ATGTCTCACAGGAAGTACGAAGAGCCCCGACACGgttcccttgccttcc TTCCCAGGAAGCGTGCCGCCCGACACAGGGGTCGATGCAAGGCGTTCCCCAAG GACGACCCCAAGAAGCCCGTTCACCTCACCGCCGTCATGGGTTACAAGGCCGGTATGACTCACATTGTCCGTGACCTCGACCGACCCGGATCCA AGATGCACAAGAGGGAAGTTGTTGAGGCCGTTACCGTCATTGAGACCCCTCCTATGATCGTTGTCGGTGCCGTCGGTTACGTTGAGACCCCTCGAGGCTTGAGGTCTTTGACCACTGTTTGGGCTGAGCACCTCAGTGACGAGGTTAAGAGGCGATTCTACAA GAACTGGTACCgatccaagaagaaggccttCACCAGGTACGCCAAGAAGCACTCTGAGAACTCTGGTGCTTCCGTTGCCCGAGAGCTCGAGCGAATCAAGAAGTACTGCACTGTTGTCCGAGTCCTCGCCCACACTCAGATCTCCAAGACTGGTTTgcaacagaagaaggctcaCCTTATGGAAATCCAGGTCAACGGTGGTTCCGTCGCCGACAAGGTTGACTTCGCCAGGTCTCACTTCGAAAAGACCGTTGAGGTTGGCTCCGTTTTCGAGCAGGACGAGTGCATTGACATCATTGGTGTCACCAAGGGTCACGGTTACGAGGGTGTTACCGCTCGATGGGGTACTACCCGTCTCCCCAGGAAGAC CCACCGAGGTCTCCGAAAGGTCGCCTGTATCGGTGCTTGGCATCCTTCCAATGTCATGTTCTCCGTGGCTCGTGCCGGTCAGCGAGGTTACCACTCTCGTACTTCGATGAACCACAAGATCTACCGTATTGCCAACGGTGCTTCTGGTTCTTCGGGCTCTACTGAGTTTGACCTCACCAAGAAGGACATCACCCCCATGGGTGGTTTCGTTCGATACGGTGTTGTCAAGAACGACTTCGTCATGATCAAGGGCTCTTGCGTTGGTCCTGTTAAGCGAATCGTCACCCTCCGAAAGGCTCTCCGAACTCACACTTCTCGTGCCCACACCGAGAAGGTCAGCCTCAAGTTCATCGACACCTCCTCCAACTTCGGTCACGGTCGATTCCAGGATGCCGCTGAGAAGAACGCTTTCCTCGGTCAGCTCAAGATCAAGTCTGACGCTTAA